Proteins encoded within one genomic window of Streptomyces sp. NBC_01314:
- a CDS encoding serine-threonine protein kinase, whose product MADPEMSVTPYWELTFDADGDVDTGQRDRLLGGVRRRGVVDLVVFAHGWNSDRSGATRLYSRFLAPFPALAPHAKLGYVGVLWPSMRFSDEPIPDLKPVPAVAPGRPTLDKNTRHALLEVFPGRATVVEELARLLDQRPDEGASLEEFGRLVRLLVEVPPQGPQGAFTADTITEGVPEGTPGMLCGDAAAVCADFALALAEVEASGVMTGAVPTPPQAWDGAHELLRQATYFAMKRRAGTVGERGLGRLLGQLAGTAPNVRVHLVGHSFGARLVSFALRGLPEGVHTVKSVTLLQAAFSHYAFAARLPHDPRASGVLNGRHKRIDGPLVCCHSRHDTALGTIYPLASRMAGDARTVLGLSVNSLLGTKWGALGYGGVRAVKGTRSFELADALRTQLPTSGCVNIDAAAVVRRGGAPSGAHSDICHRELARVVLAAGRIA is encoded by the coding sequence ATGGCGGATCCGGAAATGAGCGTGACTCCCTACTGGGAACTGACCTTCGACGCGGACGGGGACGTGGATACCGGTCAGCGGGACCGGCTGCTCGGCGGGGTCCGGCGGCGCGGGGTGGTGGACCTGGTCGTCTTCGCGCACGGCTGGAACAGCGACCGGTCCGGCGCGACCCGGCTGTACAGCCGCTTCCTCGCCCCGTTCCCGGCACTCGCGCCGCACGCGAAGCTGGGGTATGTGGGCGTGCTGTGGCCCTCGATGCGGTTCTCGGACGAGCCGATCCCGGACCTCAAGCCGGTCCCGGCGGTGGCGCCCGGCCGCCCCACGCTCGACAAGAACACCCGGCACGCACTGCTGGAGGTCTTCCCCGGGCGGGCCACCGTCGTCGAGGAGCTCGCACGGCTGCTGGACCAACGGCCGGACGAGGGCGCTTCGTTGGAGGAGTTCGGCAGGCTCGTACGGCTGCTGGTGGAGGTGCCCCCGCAGGGGCCGCAGGGCGCGTTCACGGCGGACACCATCACGGAGGGGGTCCCGGAGGGTACGCCCGGGATGCTGTGCGGAGACGCGGCGGCGGTGTGCGCGGACTTCGCGCTGGCGCTGGCGGAGGTCGAGGCCTCGGGGGTGATGACCGGGGCGGTGCCCACTCCTCCGCAGGCCTGGGACGGCGCCCATGAACTCCTTCGTCAGGCCACGTACTTCGCGATGAAGCGCCGGGCGGGGACGGTCGGCGAGCGTGGGCTGGGGCGGCTGCTCGGGCAGCTCGCGGGGACGGCACCGAACGTGCGGGTGCACCTCGTCGGGCACAGCTTCGGCGCGCGTCTCGTGTCGTTCGCGCTGCGCGGGCTCCCTGAAGGGGTGCACACCGTGAAATCGGTGACGCTCCTTCAGGCGGCCTTTTCCCACTACGCGTTCGCCGCGCGCCTGCCCCACGACCCCCGCGCGAGCGGTGTACTGAACGGCCGGCACAAACGCATCGACGGACCGTTGGTGTGCTGCCACTCCAGGCACGACACGGCGCTCGGCACGATCTACCCGCTAGCCTCCCGGATGGCGGGAGACGCACGGACGGTGCTGGGCCTGAGCGTGAACAGTCTCCTCGGCACCAAGTGGGGAGCCCTCGGCTACGGCGGGGTGCGGGCGGTCAAGGGCACCCGGTCGTTCGAACTGGCCGACGCCCTCAGGACCCAGCTGCCGACATCGGGCTGCGTGAACATCGACGCGGCGGCGGTGGTGAGACGCGGCGGCGCGCCCTCGGGCGCGCACAGCGACATCTGTCACCGGGAGTTGGCGAGGGTGGTGCTGGCGGCGGGCCGTATCGCCTGA
- a CDS encoding exo-beta-N-acetylmuramidase NamZ domain-containing protein has protein sequence MHLSRRAFLAAATAATASTAATASRTTAPPAEAARQGLRTGFERLAADGYRTLGGQKVGIVTNPTGITRDARHIVDVMHADDRVDLGAVFGPEHGFRGTAQAGGSEGRHDDPATGLPVYDTYLKSGRPLADIFTASGVDTVVFDIQDVGARFYTYIWTLYDCMEAAQLAGKRFVVLDRPNPVTGRSAQGPVLHKEFATFVGRQPISQAHGMTVAELARLFNEEFLTTPVPLETVLMSGWKRSRFFDDSGLPWVPPSPNMPTPDTALVYAGTCLFEGTNLSEGRGTTRPFELLGAEGVDRRWAAAVSELGLPGAHFREAYFAPTFSKFQGKTIGGVQIHLHDRAAYDPVRTGIGLLVTARRVWSGFAWRPDNWIDKLTGSARVRTMIDAGADTDEVVAGWQAELTAFRKVRKEYLLYR, from the coding sequence ATGCACCTCTCCCGCCGCGCCTTCCTCGCCGCCGCCACGGCAGCCACCGCCTCCACGGCCGCCACCGCGAGCCGCACCACCGCTCCCCCGGCCGAGGCGGCCCGCCAAGGCCTTCGCACCGGCTTCGAGCGACTGGCCGCCGACGGTTACCGGACCCTCGGCGGTCAGAAGGTCGGCATCGTCACCAACCCCACCGGCATCACCCGGGACGCCCGCCACATCGTCGACGTGATGCACGCCGACGACCGCGTGGACCTCGGAGCCGTCTTCGGCCCGGAGCACGGCTTCCGGGGCACCGCCCAGGCCGGCGGCTCCGAGGGCCGCCACGACGACCCGGCGACCGGGCTGCCGGTCTACGACACCTACCTGAAGAGCGGCCGTCCGCTCGCGGACATCTTCACCGCCTCCGGCGTGGACACGGTCGTCTTCGACATCCAGGACGTGGGCGCCCGCTTCTACACGTACATCTGGACGCTGTACGACTGCATGGAGGCGGCCCAGCTCGCCGGGAAGCGATTCGTCGTACTGGACCGGCCGAACCCGGTGACCGGGCGGAGCGCCCAAGGGCCCGTGCTGCACAAGGAGTTCGCGACGTTCGTCGGGCGGCAGCCCATCTCGCAGGCGCACGGGATGACGGTGGCGGAGCTGGCACGGCTGTTCAACGAGGAGTTCCTCACCACGCCCGTGCCGCTGGAGACCGTACTGATGTCGGGGTGGAAGCGGTCGCGGTTCTTCGACGACTCCGGGCTGCCCTGGGTGCCGCCGAGCCCGAACATGCCGACACCGGACACCGCGCTCGTGTACGCGGGGACGTGTCTCTTCGAGGGGACGAACCTGTCGGAGGGGCGCGGCACCACGCGGCCGTTCGAACTGCTCGGCGCGGAGGGCGTCGACCGGCGGTGGGCCGCCGCCGTGAGCGAACTCGGCCTGCCCGGCGCGCACTTCAGGGAGGCGTACTTCGCCCCGACGTTCTCCAAGTTCCAGGGGAAGACCATCGGGGGCGTACAGATCCATCTCCACGACCGGGCCGCCTACGACCCGGTGCGCACCGGGATCGGCCTCCTCGTGACCGCCAGGAGGGTGTGGAGCGGTTTCGCCTGGCGTCCGGACAACTGGATCGACAAGCTGACCGGTTCGGCGCGGGTGCGGACGATGATCGACGCGGGGGCCGACACGGACGAGGTCGTGGCGGGCTGGCAGGCGGAGCTGACGGCGTTCCGCAAGGTGCGCAAGGAGTACCTGTTGTACCGGTAG
- a CDS encoding SDR family oxidoreductase, translated as MVDVVRGAGVVVTGAGGGIGAALARRFAAEGARVVVNDLDGDRAKAVADEIGGIAVAGDASTIIGEARDALGGTVDVYCANAGAASGGTETADEKVWALAWDVNVMAHVRAAHELLPAWLERGSGRFVSTVSAAGLLTMIGAAPYSVTKHGAYAFAEWLSLTYRHRGIKVHAICPQGVRTDMLTASGSAGDLVLAPTAIEPEDVADALFEGIDKDRFLILPHPEVAGFYQARAADPERWLTNMNHIQRKWETTG; from the coding sequence ATCGTGGATGTCGTGCGGGGTGCGGGTGTGGTCGTCACAGGGGCCGGTGGCGGGATCGGGGCCGCTCTGGCGCGGCGGTTCGCGGCCGAGGGTGCCCGGGTCGTGGTGAACGACCTGGACGGCGACCGGGCGAAGGCCGTGGCCGACGAGATCGGGGGGATCGCGGTGGCCGGGGACGCGTCCACGATCATCGGCGAGGCGCGCGACGCCCTCGGCGGCACCGTGGACGTGTACTGCGCCAATGCCGGAGCCGCCTCCGGCGGGACGGAAACGGCCGACGAAAAGGTGTGGGCGCTCGCCTGGGACGTCAATGTGATGGCGCACGTCCGGGCGGCCCACGAACTGCTTCCGGCGTGGCTGGAACGGGGCAGCGGACGTTTCGTCTCGACGGTCTCGGCGGCGGGGCTGCTCACGATGATCGGCGCGGCGCCCTACAGCGTCACCAAGCACGGCGCGTACGCCTTCGCCGAATGGCTGTCCCTCACCTACCGGCACCGGGGCATCAAGGTCCACGCGATCTGCCCGCAGGGAGTGCGAACCGACATGCTGACGGCCTCCGGCAGCGCCGGCGACCTGGTGCTCGCGCCCACCGCGATCGAGCCGGAGGACGTGGCCGACGCGCTCTTCGAGGGCATCGACAAGGACCGCTTCCTGATCCTGCCGCACCCCGAGGTGGCCGGTTTCTACCAGGCCAGGGCGGCCGACCCGGAGCGCTGGCTGACGAACATGAACCACATCCAGCGGAAGTGGGAGACGACGGGCTGA